One part of the Pseudemcibacter aquimaris genome encodes these proteins:
- the gpmI gene encoding 2,3-bisphosphoglycerate-independent phosphoglycerate mutase — translation MTNSTLKPTKPVVLCILDGWGSREENENNAIRMADTPNYDMICDKYPSSFLQTSGMSVGLPDGQMGNSEVGHMNIGGGRVVKQELPRIDEAIELDQVKDIDCVKSSIATLKETGGTMHIMGLLSPGGVHSHQNHMIGAAVVYANAGIPVMIHGFTDGRDVPPKSALEFIAPFEAEIAKLENVKIATISGRYYAMDRDNRWDRVVQAHDAITSAIGEKEGTASEAIDAAYAAEQTDEFVKPTIIGDYQGLNDGDAVLMANFRADRAREIMATFVDPDFDGFEKKKSVKLSASLGMSKYSDHLIQYMDCLFPTAPLQDTLGQIVSDHNLKQLRIAETEKFAHVTFFFNGGNEDLYDGENRILIPSPDVATYNLKPEMSAPEVTDKLVEAITSNEYDLIVVNFANPDMVGHTGVLEAALKAVKTIDNSLGRLHEAVESAGGSMLITADHGNIELMKNPDTGAPHTAHTTNLVPFILVNGEAVNGTDVTLENGALCDVAPTVLLLMGLEQPDAMTGRNLIS, via the coding sequence ATGACTAATTCGACACTAAAACCAACCAAACCCGTTGTTCTTTGCATTCTTGATGGATGGGGATCACGCGAAGAGAATGAAAATAACGCGATCCGTATGGCGGATACGCCAAATTACGATATGATCTGCGATAAATATCCATCATCATTCCTGCAAACATCGGGTATGTCAGTTGGGCTTCCGGATGGTCAAATGGGCAATTCAGAAGTAGGTCATATGAACATCGGTGGTGGCCGTGTCGTAAAACAGGAACTGCCCCGCATCGACGAAGCCATCGAACTTGATCAGGTAAAAGACATCGATTGCGTAAAATCATCGATTGCCACACTTAAAGAAACAGGCGGTACCATGCATATCATGGGTCTGCTTTCACCGGGTGGAGTTCATAGTCATCAAAACCATATGATCGGTGCTGCTGTCGTTTATGCGAATGCGGGTATTCCGGTGATGATCCACGGATTTACCGATGGCCGTGACGTGCCACCAAAAAGCGCGCTTGAATTTATCGCGCCATTCGAAGCAGAAATAGCAAAGCTTGAAAACGTAAAAATCGCAACCATTTCCGGCAGATATTATGCAATGGACCGCGATAACCGTTGGGACCGTGTTGTTCAGGCGCATGATGCTATCACGTCCGCAATCGGTGAAAAGGAGGGCACCGCATCAGAAGCAATTGATGCTGCATATGCCGCCGAGCAAACAGATGAATTTGTAAAACCGACCATCATTGGTGATTATCAAGGACTAAACGACGGTGATGCGGTTCTGATGGCAAATTTCCGTGCGGACCGCGCCCGTGAAATTATGGCGACCTTTGTTGACCCTGACTTTGACGGATTTGAAAAGAAAAAATCAGTTAAGCTTTCTGCGTCACTTGGAATGTCAAAATATTCTGATCACCTGATCCAATATATGGACTGTCTGTTTCCAACAGCACCGCTTCAGGACACATTGGGACAAATCGTTTCCGATCATAACCTTAAGCAATTAAGGATTGCGGAAACTGAAAAATTTGCCCATGTGACTTTCTTTTTTAATGGTGGTAACGAAGATTTATATGACGGTGAAAATCGTATTCTGATCCCGTCACCGGACGTGGCCACCTATAATTTAAAACCGGAAATGTCCGCGCCTGAAGTTACCGATAAGCTCGTGGAAGCCATCACATCAAATGAATATGATTTGATTGTGGTGAATTTCGCAAACCCGGATATGGTTGGCCATACTGGCGTTCTTGAAGCGGCCCTTAAAGCCGTTAAAACAATTGATAATTCACTAGGCAGATTACATGAGGCCGTTGAAAGCGCAGGTGGCAGCATGCTGATCACCGCAGATCATGGTAATATCGAACTGATGAAAAATCCGGATACGGGCGCTCCTCATACGGCGCATACAACCAATCTTGTGCCGTTTATTTTGGTGAATGGCGAAGCCGTAAATGGAACTGACGTGACACTGGAAAATGGTGCGTTATGTGACGTTGCACCAACAGTATTATTGCTAATGGGGCTTGAACAGCCGGATGCCATGACGGGACGCAACCTGATTTCATAA
- a CDS encoding murein hydrolase activator EnvC family protein, which translates to MTHRKIEKPIHKGLLSITVVTIGLIFSNVSMAQIREDERATSEKLDELKKQIEISTERTKSLEQEAAQVREEIADIQQQLINSAADIQKTESNITRGEQNLAELLIREKELEEKLSDRNFEMASTLGAMQRLSMQSTNVVAFKPDEAINTLRTTSLLKVVLPDLKSRADVLENDLSELNVVRHDISRQNELLKQQLAALVISNGEIDELLKQRQVRQSVLEKTTREEQEKLKQFAENAKDLQELIDQIETEIALREEAARRAAKISRDRPAPAGSTTSVARLSTPDPSSNFAGSKGNLPLPASGSIGQSFNQLLPSGQRAKGITIDTRVGATVIAPHEGRIVYAGKFRTYGQLLIISHGDGYHTLLAGLENINSNVGQWVLKGEPVGQMSREAGPSNSRQKLYVELRQQGKPVNPLPWIIAMDRQGK; encoded by the coding sequence ATGACACATAGGAAAATTGAAAAACCAATACATAAGGGGCTGCTGTCGATCACAGTGGTCACAATTGGTTTGATTTTTTCCAATGTATCAATGGCGCAAATCCGTGAGGATGAACGCGCCACATCTGAAAAACTGGATGAATTAAAAAAACAAATTGAAATCAGTACGGAACGTACAAAATCATTAGAACAGGAAGCTGCACAAGTCCGTGAAGAAATTGCGGATATCCAGCAGCAATTAATTAATTCCGCGGCCGATATCCAAAAAACCGAGAGCAATATTACCCGCGGTGAACAAAATCTTGCTGAATTACTGATTCGCGAAAAAGAGCTTGAAGAAAAACTAAGCGACCGAAATTTTGAAATGGCATCAACCCTTGGTGCTATGCAACGGCTTTCCATGCAGTCGACCAATGTGGTCGCCTTTAAGCCCGATGAAGCCATCAATACCTTACGCACCACATCACTGCTTAAGGTCGTGCTGCCCGATTTGAAATCGAGGGCCGATGTACTTGAAAATGACCTGTCGGAATTAAACGTGGTGCGTCATGATATCAGCAGACAGAATGAACTGTTAAAACAGCAACTCGCTGCACTCGTTATTTCCAATGGTGAAATTGACGAACTGTTAAAACAAAGACAAGTAAGGCAATCTGTCCTTGAAAAAACAACCCGTGAAGAGCAAGAGAAACTGAAACAATTTGCAGAAAATGCCAAGGATTTACAAGAACTTATCGATCAAATTGAAACAGAAATCGCTCTTCGCGAAGAAGCCGCGCGCCGCGCCGCCAAAATAAGCAGAGACAGACCGGCACCCGCAGGAAGCACAACATCTGTGGCTAGGTTATCAACACCTGACCCCAGTTCCAATTTCGCTGGATCAAAGGGAAATTTACCCCTTCCGGCAAGTGGATCAATCGGTCAATCTTTTAATCAATTGTTGCCTTCCGGGCAACGCGCAAAGGGCATAACAATCGATACACGCGTCGGTGCAACTGTAATCGCCCCGCACGAAGGCAGAATAGTTTATGCCGGTAAATTCAGAACATACGGTCAGCTCTTGATTATATCCCACGGGGACGGGTATCATACTCTTCTTGCGGGTTTGGAAAATATTAATAGTAATGTGGGACAATGGGTATTAAAAGGAGAACCTGTAGGTCAAATGTCTAGGGAGGCAGGACCGTCTAATTCTAGGCAAAAATTATATGTAGAATTAAGACAGCAGGGAAAACCCGTAAACCCACTACCATGGATTATAGCCATGGACCGACAAGGTAAGTGA